The Kiloniellales bacterium genome window below encodes:
- a CDS encoding FG-GAP-like repeat-containing protein has product MSGFVSAVILALAITAPVARAETVAGVTAGALSVESSGAARYAVPIDVPPGVAGMEPDLSLVYSSGAGNGLLGLGWSLGGLSVIHRCARTLAQDGVNGGVNLNAEDRFCLDGQRLVAVSGAYGADGTEYRTEIDGFARIFSYGTAGTGPESFTVETKSRRILEYGVTADSRVEQQGGATVRFWALNRVFDPMGNIMDLVYDENTAGQTFKILRIDYAGNSAAGTTPQSQVAFVYESRPDHRSGYLGGSVLNTTERLRRIETWTDGALVREYRLTYDMSQRTGRSRLRSITECEAAGDCLRPIAFTWTWAAPGWASAPDYIPPYDTGKNATRFVDVNGDGLIDVVWKDGAASQGAHINTGSGWQSDPNYVPPYDTETDATLFVDVNGDGLVDVVWNNGAAQGAHINTGSGWQSDANYIPPHNTTNSVVRFAELNGDGLPDLLWRSGGSWGARINTGTGWQDAPGYAPPYSTAGITARVEDLNGDGLADFTYWFRDYGGGDVYGSYINNGSGWTYAPGYAVWATNYEGSHIVDVNGDGLPDNFHWFQESGSDPRLVALNTGTRFITAPYYPPFATSLAGTHVEDINGDGLPDMLVWQQKTGSSDARGAALNTGNGWASEPAYNPPTPTNNTRTRFHDVNGDGLPDFIWKTGSTSGAQLNTGAVELLSSITDSLGRVTTIDFAPLTDPGVYTKGTGAVFPEIDLQVPLYVVAEVSTDDGVGGQARETYAYEGLKLHLQGRGALGFAQMTAVDQQTGITTVTTYRQDFPFIGGVETSETRLADGTMVRSLANTWEETLLNGGLTSFPHVSASTAEGYEINDGPGNAPITATTTTTLYDDFGNPTSVVATTSGGGETFKTETVNSYTNDTLDWFLGQLDRAEATNTLPDLSAETRVAAFAYDPATGLLTREVIEPDQAAFTLTSDYTHDLFGNLLTETVSGADIATRVTTSGFSADGRFATSLTNDLNHGETRDFDHRFGTVTLLTGPNDITTTWDYDGFGRKVREARADGTETRWGYDLCVAQCPPGGVYAVSQQDFNTASGTPIGARAVEYFDLLNRSFRAETEGFDGTRIFADTEFNERGEVVATSRPYFEGTDPAEVQKATATHDVISRVLSVTQPDEGVESVTYAGLTTTSTNALNQSRTRRGNARGELVEVVDNLGTAITYSYDPFGNLEKTDAGGVVTTMDYDVRGLKTFMDDPDMGQWSYAYNVLGELTSQTDAKGQSVELFYDSLGRLTRRIEPEGTTDWTYDTAAKGLGKLHTVSAPHSAYSMIQNYDGLGRPSATTTTIDGVDYSQAMTYDGAGRPETLTYPSGFAVRNSYNARGYLLSVSEEGGATVFWEADTVNAEGQVTQETFGNGVVTSNAFDPRTGLIDAISTDLAGAVIQDLAYSFDKIGNLEQRADLRQDRQEDFNYDGLNRLTSTSLVDTAPSGGTLATTGYTYDALGNLTSKSDVGTFSYGGPGAGPHAVTGAGEDGYLYDANGNMTSLIAGGATHGPSVLGARTQTAGSFFPDVLMAGFTVPEGENR; this is encoded by the coding sequence TTGAGCGGCTTCGTCTCCGCCGTCATCCTGGCCCTGGCCATCACCGCGCCGGTCGCCCGGGCCGAGACCGTGGCCGGGGTCACCGCCGGCGCGCTCTCGGTGGAGTCCTCGGGTGCGGCGCGCTACGCGGTGCCGATCGACGTGCCGCCGGGGGTCGCGGGCATGGAGCCGGACCTGTCGCTGGTCTACTCCAGCGGCGCGGGCAACGGCCTGCTCGGGCTCGGCTGGTCGCTCGGCGGGCTCTCGGTCATCCACCGCTGCGCCCGGACCCTTGCCCAGGACGGTGTCAACGGCGGGGTCAATCTGAACGCCGAGGACCGCTTTTGCCTCGACGGCCAGCGCCTGGTCGCGGTCAGCGGGGCCTACGGCGCCGACGGCACCGAGTACCGCACCGAGATCGACGGCTTCGCGCGGATCTTCTCCTACGGCACGGCCGGCACGGGCCCCGAGTCCTTCACGGTCGAGACCAAGTCGCGGCGGATCCTGGAGTACGGCGTCACCGCCGATTCCCGGGTCGAGCAGCAGGGCGGCGCCACGGTGCGCTTCTGGGCGCTCAACCGGGTCTTCGATCCGATGGGCAACATCATGGACCTGGTCTACGACGAGAACACGGCCGGTCAGACCTTCAAGATCCTGCGCATCGACTACGCCGGCAACTCCGCCGCCGGCACGACGCCCCAGAGCCAGGTCGCCTTCGTCTATGAGTCCCGCCCCGACCACCGCAGCGGCTACCTCGGCGGCTCGGTCCTCAATACCACCGAGCGCCTGCGGCGCATCGAGACCTGGACCGACGGCGCTCTGGTGCGCGAGTACCGCCTGACCTACGACATGAGCCAGAGGACCGGGCGCTCGCGCCTGCGCTCCATCACAGAATGCGAGGCCGCCGGGGACTGCCTGCGGCCGATCGCCTTCACCTGGACCTGGGCCGCGCCGGGCTGGGCCTCCGCCCCGGACTACATCCCGCCCTACGACACCGGCAAGAACGCGACCCGCTTCGTGGACGTGAACGGCGACGGCCTGATCGACGTCGTCTGGAAGGACGGCGCCGCCTCCCAGGGCGCCCACATCAACACCGGCAGCGGCTGGCAGAGCGATCCCAACTACGTCCCGCCCTACGACACCGAAACGGACGCGACCCTTTTCGTGGACGTGAACGGCGACGGCCTGGTCGACGTCGTCTGGAACAACGGCGCCGCCCAGGGCGCCCACATCAACACCGGCAGCGGCTGGCAGAGCGATGCCAACTACATTCCGCCCCACAACACCACGAACAGCGTCGTCCGCTTCGCCGAGCTGAACGGCGACGGCCTGCCGGACCTCCTCTGGCGGAGCGGCGGCTCGTGGGGTGCCAGAATCAACACCGGGACCGGCTGGCAAGACGCGCCCGGCTATGCGCCGCCCTACAGCACCGCCGGCATCACCGCACGCGTCGAGGATCTGAACGGCGACGGCCTGGCCGACTTCACCTACTGGTTCCGGGACTACGGGGGCGGCGATGTCTACGGCAGCTATATCAACAACGGCAGCGGCTGGACGTATGCGCCGGGGTACGCCGTCTGGGCTACAAACTACGAAGGCAGCCACATCGTCGACGTGAACGGCGATGGCCTGCCGGACAACTTTCACTGGTTTCAGGAGAGCGGTTCGGATCCGAGATTGGTCGCGCTCAACACCGGGACCAGATTCATCACTGCGCCCTACTATCCTCCTTTCGCGACGAGCCTAGCCGGCACGCATGTCGAGGACATAAACGGCGACGGCCTGCCGGACATGCTCGTTTGGCAGCAGAAGACCGGCTCCTCGGATGCGAGGGGCGCCGCCCTCAACACCGGCAACGGCTGGGCAAGCGAGCCCGCCTACAACCCGCCGACCCCAACGAACAACACCCGGACCCGCTTCCACGACGTGAACGGCGACGGCCTGCCCGACTTCATCTGGAAGACCGGCAGCACAAGCGGCGCGCAGCTGAACACCGGCGCCGTCGAGCTGCTTTCGTCGATCACCGATTCCCTCGGCCGGGTCACGACGATCGACTTCGCGCCGCTGACGGATCCCGGCGTCTACACCAAGGGCACGGGCGCGGTCTTTCCGGAAATCGACCTGCAGGTGCCGCTCTACGTGGTCGCCGAGGTCTCGACCGACGACGGGGTCGGGGGGCAGGCGCGGGAGACCTACGCCTACGAGGGCCTGAAGCTGCACCTGCAGGGCCGCGGCGCGCTGGGCTTCGCCCAGATGACCGCGGTCGACCAGCAAACCGGGATCACGACGGTCACGACCTACCGCCAGGACTTCCCCTTCATCGGCGGGGTCGAGACCAGCGAGACCCGCCTGGCCGACGGCACGATGGTCCGCAGCCTCGCCAACACCTGGGAAGAGACCCTGCTGAACGGCGGGCTCACGTCCTTCCCGCACGTCTCGGCCTCGACCGCCGAGGGCTACGAGATCAACGACGGCCCGGGCAATGCGCCGATCACCGCGACGACCACGACCACGCTCTACGACGACTTCGGCAACCCGACCAGCGTGGTCGCGACCACCAGCGGCGGCGGCGAGACCTTCAAGACCGAGACCGTCAACAGCTATACCAACGACACGCTCGACTGGTTCCTCGGCCAGCTCGACCGGGCCGAGGCGACCAACACCCTGCCGGACCTGAGCGCCGAGACCCGGGTCGCCGCTTTCGCCTACGACCCGGCCACCGGCCTCCTGACCCGGGAGGTGATCGAGCCCGACCAGGCGGCCTTCACGCTCACCAGCGACTACACCCACGACCTCTTCGGCAACCTGCTGACCGAGACGGTCAGCGGCGCCGACATCGCGACCCGCGTGACGACCAGCGGCTTCTCCGCCGACGGCCGCTTCGCGACCAGCCTGACCAACGACCTGAACCACGGCGAGACCCGGGACTTCGACCACCGCTTCGGCACGGTCACGCTCCTGACCGGGCCCAACGACATCACCACGACCTGGGACTACGACGGCTTCGGGCGCAAGGTCCGCGAGGCGCGGGCCGACGGCACCGAGACCCGCTGGGGCTACGACCTCTGCGTCGCCCAGTGCCCGCCGGGCGGCGTCTACGCGGTCAGCCAGCAGGACTTCAACACCGCCTCAGGCACCCCGATCGGCGCCCGCGCGGTCGAGTACTTCGACCTGCTCAACCGCAGCTTCCGCGCCGAGACCGAGGGCTTCGACGGCACCCGGATCTTCGCCGACACCGAGTTCAACGAACGCGGCGAGGTGGTCGCCACCTCCCGGCCCTACTTCGAGGGCACGGACCCGGCCGAGGTCCAGAAGGCGACCGCGACCCACGACGTCATCAGCCGGGTCCTGAGCGTCACCCAGCCCGATGAGGGGGTGGAGTCCGTCACCTATGCCGGCCTGACCACCACCTCGACCAACGCCCTCAACCAGAGCCGGACCCGCAGAGGCAACGCCCGCGGCGAGCTGGTCGAAGTCGTCGACAACCTGGGCACCGCGATCACCTACAGCTACGACCCCTTCGGCAACCTGGAGAAGACCGACGCGGGCGGGGTGGTCACGACCATGGACTACGACGTCCGGGGCCTGAAGACCTTCATGGACGACCCGGACATGGGGCAGTGGAGCTACGCCTACAACGTCCTGGGCGAGCTGACCTCGCAGACCGACGCCAAGGGCCAGAGCGTCGAGCTCTTCTACGACAGCCTGGGCCGCCTGACCCGGCGGATCGAGCCCGAGGGCACCACCGACTGGACCTACGACACCGCCGCCAAGGGCCTCGGCAAGCTTCACACGGTCTCGGCCCCGCACAGCGCCTACAGCATGATCCAGAACTACGACGGTCTGGGGCGGCCGAGCGCGACGACGACGACCATCGACGGGGTCGACTACAGCCAGGCGATGACCTACGACGGCGCCGGGCGGCCGGAGACCCTGACCTATCCCTCCGGCTTCGCGGTGCGTAACAGCTACAACGCCCGCGGCTACCTGTTATCGGTGTCGGAGGAGGGCGGGGCCACGGTCTTCTGGGAGGCCGACACGGTCAACGCCGAGGGCCAGGTGACCCAGGAGACCTTCGGCAACGGCGTGGTCACCAGCAACGCCTTCGACCCCAGGACCGGCCTGATCGACGCGATCTCGACCGACCTGGCCGGGGCCGTGATCCAGGACCTGGCCTATAGCTTCGACAAAATCGGCAACCTCGAGCAGCGCGCCGACCTGCGCCAGGACCGGCAGGAAGACTTCAACTACGACGGCCTCAACCGCCTGACCTCGACC